TCGACGGCGGCTCGGGTCGTCCGCCACGAGTTGATCGGGTGCGCGGGGTCTGCCCAGCCGACGGCCATCCCGCAATAGATCTGGAGCTCGTCCGGAATCGCGAAGAAGCGACGCACGAAGGTGTGGCGCGCCATCCACGACTCCTGCATGCAGGTCGCGAGGCCCCGGGCCTCGGCGACGAGCGCGATCGTCTGCATCAGCATGCCGAGGTGGGCCCACTGACCCGGACCCATCTGGCGGTCGAGCGCGAAGAAGAAGGCCGCCGGCGCGCCGAAGAAGTCGAAGTTCTTGGCCAGCTGCGTGAGGCGCGCCGGCTTGTCGTCGCGCGGGATGCCGATCGAGCGGTAGAGATCCTCGCCGCATTCGAAGCGCCGCGTGCGGTAGGGTTCCTTGATGCCGACGGGGTACATCGGGAACTCGGTCGGCTCGCCGCGGGGCGCGGTCTTCATCAGCTCCGCGAGCTCCGTCCGGAAGCGCGCCATCGAGGCGCCGGCGAGGACCCATATACGCCACGGCTGGCAGTTGCCGCCCGAGGGCGACCAGCGCGCGACTTCGAGGAGCGCGCGGAGCTCCGCCTCGGTGACAGGCCGGTCGAGGAAGGCGCGGGTGGAGCGGCGGTTGCGGATCGCGTCGAGAACGTCCATCGGGCCTCCTTGTCGGTGGGTAGCAGATCGCAAGAGCGAAGTTGACGTCATCCGGTCGTGACTCAACCGAGACCGTGGCTCGGGACGGCGCCGGACGTCGCGGGCAAGCGATAGCGGTCGCCGACGTACGCGAGGAACGGCGGCGCTCCCGGTCGGACGCCGAGCCGCCATTCGATCGCGTGGGGCGCGGTGCCCGTTGCGTGGATGGTGCCGTCGTGGAGACCGTGCAGATGGTGCGCGGCGCAGACCGTCGTGCGGTTGTCGCGCGTGTTGTCACCGCCGCGGGAGCGGAAGCGGATGTGGTGATCGTGAAGGTTCCGGCGCGAGCTGCATGCGGGCACCGTGCAGCGCCAGCGGTCCCGGGCGAAGACCGGATCGGGGTGGCGCGGCGTGCTCTCCCAGCAGGCGATGACGTGTCGCACGAGGCGTTCGAGCGCGGCCCAGCGCGGCTCGGTCGCATCGGACGGATCGGCGAAAGCGTCGAGGACGTCCCGTAGGAGCGCCACGACCGACGTCGGACCGCTGAACCGGATCTCCGCGTCGCATACCTCGGACGCGGCGGGCGGGCGGGACGCATCGACCGGGCCGAATGGTCCGGGTGCAGGATCCTGCTCACCGACGCCGGAGTGACGAATCGCGGCACCGGCTCCGACCGCGGCCACGGGGTCGGCGACGTGCGCACCGATTTGCAGTCGGGCAGTCAGTGACAAAACGCGGCACTCGTCGGTCGAGCCGGCGGCGCTGGGCGGTAGCAAGCGGCTGTCCACCGGCGGCGGCCCGAGAGACACGCTCGGCCCGAGCGCGTCACGCGCCGCCAACACCCAGTCGATCTCGTCGCAGAGCCGGCGAACGGTAACGAGCTCGGAACGCGCGATCCACGCCGCCGCGTTCTCACGGTCGAGGACCGGGAGCAGCGAGAGCGCACGGACCCAGGACAATCGGCCCTCGCGGTATGCCCGAGCGAAGTCGCCGCTCCGGAGCGTCGCCTTCTCGATCTTGAGGAGCGCCCACGCTTTCCGGGCCGAGATGCCGAGCCGCTCGCGGAC
The genomic region above belongs to Deltaproteobacteria bacterium and contains:
- a CDS encoding nitroreductase gives rise to the protein MDVLDAIRNRRSTRAFLDRPVTEAELRALLEVARWSPSGGNCQPWRIWVLAGASMARFRTELAELMKTAPRGEPTEFPMYPVGIKEPYRTRRFECGEDLYRSIGIPRDDKPARLTQLAKNFDFFGAPAAFFFALDRQMGPGQWAHLGMLMQTIALVAEARGLATCMQESWMARHTFVRRFFAIPDELQIYCGMAVGWADPAHPINSWRTTRAAVDEIATFFC